The sequence TGCAGTGCGTTCAATGTCTGTCCTCTTTTTCCAATCAAAAATGCTGCTTTTTCACTTTCCAATTTGAACGAAATGTACTTTCCGTCTTGTTCATGCTCAATCGTTAAATCGTCAATTCCCATGCCTTTTGCGATGTCCGTAATGTAGGTCATTGTTTCTTCGATAGCTTTTTCATCGGATACTTCGGGTTTTTCAGCTGTTTCCAATACAATTTCCTCTGTCATAGACCTTTCAACAGGAGCGTCGACAACTTCTGGTTCCGATACTTCTTCTGCCACTTTCGAACTCACCTTTACAGGTACGTCTGTTGATATATCAGCAGGTTGTTCAATCATTTCAGTTTGCTTCTCTTCTATAGAAGAGACAGATTCCGTTTCCTTCACTGTTACGGTTACTTCCGCATCTTTTGCACCGAATCCCAGGAAACCCTTTTTGCCTTTTTCTATGATGTCTATCTCTACTTTGTCACGCGTCACACCGAGCTCTTGCAGGGCTGAAGCAATCGCCGCCTCTGCTGTTGCTCCTTTTCGCGTTATCTTTTTCATTTCTTTTTCCCTCCTACTTTTACAGGTACCACTTCTTTTTTCTTGAATGGTTTGTAAATGAAGATATTCTGGATCATTGAAATGATATTACCGACAACCCAATATAGCGCAAGTGCCCCAGGTAGAATCATACCCATGAACATAATCATGAAAGGCATGATGTACATCATCATTTTCATCTGCGGGTTGTCCATTGCTGGACCTGTCCGTAATACAGCAAACTGCATTAGTCCTGCAACGATTGCTAGCGTAATGCTTGGTGCAGCAAGTTCAAACCAAAGAAAGTTTCCGATAGTAATTTCAGGCGTGGCATTCATCCGACTAATTGCGTGATAAAGACCAATAACAATTGGCATCTGGATGATGACCGGCAAACAGCCTGCTGCAGGATTGATTTTCTGTTCTGACATCAATTTCTGCATTTCTTCACGGTACTTCTGTTGCGTTACAGCATCTTTCGATTTGTATTTCTCTTTTAATCCGTTAAGCAGCGGTTGCATTTCCTGCATCCGTTTAGAACTTTGCGCTTGTTTGATCATTAATGGAAGTAAGATCAAACGGATGATAATTGTAACAGCAATAATTCCTAATCCGTATGTTCCAAGTAATTCCTTGAATGTGCTGATCAATGAAACGATCGGCCATACGATGTATTGGTTCCAGAATCCTTCGCTGGTTGAATAGATCGGAGATTTAAACTCTGAACATCCTGCCAGGAATACGGTGAATACAGACAACATCAGCAATAACGCGCCTTTTTTCTTCAAATCGGTTCCCCCAAATCTGTTCCTATGAAATCAATAGTTAGTTTCAGTTTATCATGAACGTTTGTAACGTTCTACTTCTTATATATAGTAGCAATTCGCAATCTATGGTAGTAGTCCTTGTTTTCATTTCACTTGTTTATATGGTTTGAATGCTTTCGCAATCCGAAGTACGTGTTGCAAACTTTTCTTTGTTTCGTGGAAATCCATTGTGGTCGCCTGATGCCGGGCGATAATAACATAGTCCTGATCATTTTTAAGCTCTTCTCGCATTTCCATAAAGGCTTGACGAATATACCGTTTAATGCGATTACGTGTAACAGCATTTCCTAATTTCTTGCCGACAGACAAGCCGATCCTGAACTCCTGCTGCTCTTCCTTCTTATAGGAATAGATGACGAATTGTCGATTCGCAACGGACTTCCCATTTTTGAATACGGTTTGAAAATCTTCGTTCTTTTTAATCCGTTGACCTTTTTTCAAGATCTTCACCTCCACTAGCTATGTATCATTTAAGCAAGCACCTTCCGCTTTTGTTTCCATCTAGACTCCGAATGGCAGGCGTTCGGGTCGCTTCAGGAATGAAACAAAAGGCAAAAACCGCCTTTCGTTCATTCCCTCCAGCGCCTATCACGCCTGAGCGCCATTCTCCGCTTTTGTATTCGGCTAGACTTCAGACGCTAGCCCCTCGGGTCGTTTCAAGGTAGAGGGAAAGGCAAAAACCGCCTTTTCCTCTACCTCTCCAACGCCTGTCGGGGCTAAACAGCGTCTTACGCCTTTGTTTATAAAAAAAAGACCACTGGGTACAGTGGTCTTATGCTGAAAGCACTTTTCTTCCTTTACGACGACGAGCAGCGAGAATATTACGACCGCTTTTCGAACTCATTCTAGCACGGAAGCCGTGAACTTTACTACGTTTACGTTTATTTGGTTGGAATGTACGTTTCATTTCAAAGACACCTCCTGCATTGTCTGTTAACAACCTGACAGTCTTGAATAGTATAAAGTCCTGAACTCTGAATGTCAATCTTTTTTTCGCAGAGTGTACTGGAGGTCTTTCGACTATCCGACTGGAATTTCCATCAGTCGACATCGGATTTCCGAAAAAAAAGACACCACAGGCTTATCCACAATCCAATTTATGGCCCACTGAACAATATGTTCATAGAAATTCTCGTCACTTTTTTTATGCACAGGCCTTATCTACACCTTTTACACATACAAAAGGGTGTGGATAACATAATACTCCACAATTGCCCCTACTGTTGACAACTCATAGAAATCCTTGTTAATGTTATAGATTCTTGTTACAATGAAAAAGATTTTGCTGTTGATAATTTAAAACCTAATTTTCTTATCCACAATTGTTAATAGGTTGTGGATAATTATTTCAACATCCATGGGCAATTGTTATCCACAAGGTGTTTTTTTTGTGTATAATACATATTCCTGTGTTTTTATATTTTGTAAGTAAAGGAGGCCTACGAGTGGATCAGCTAGAAAAATTATGGGAAGAAGTTTTGTCGAAAATTGAAAAACGAATTTCTCGTCCGAGTTTTGAAACGTGGCTTAAATCGACAAAATTACTGACCTACGGCGAAGAGAACGTTACAATTGCTGTTCCAAATTCGTTTGCGAAGGACTGGCTCGAGACGCATTATGTGCATCTCATCACAGGTATCCTTTCAGAATTGACCGGCGAAGATCGTTTTATACATTTCATTGTCCCGAAAGAAATGGAAGAGAGTGATTTTCCGGTGCCCAAAACGCAAGTTCAACAGGTGGAGAAAGCACCTGTCCAATCGGCATCTATCATGTTGAATCCAAAGTATACATTCGATACATTCGTCATCGGTTCAGGAAACCGTTTTGCGCACGCTGCATCACTCGCAGTTGCAGAAGCGCCAGCGAAATCATACAACCCACTCTTCATCTATGGAGGCGTAGGGCTTGGCAAGACGCATCTCATGCATGCGATCGGCCATTATATTATGGAACAAGATCCATCCGCCAAAGTTGTTTACCTGTCTTCAGAGAAGTTTACGAATGAATTTATTAATTCGATCATGAATAATAAAGCCGGTGATTTCAGAAATCAGTACCGAAACGTGGATGTTCTATTAATAGACGATATTCAATTCATTGCAGGAAAAGAACAGACACAAGAGGAATTCTTTCATACATTCAATA is a genomic window of Sporosarcina oncorhynchi containing:
- the jag gene encoding RNA-binding cell elongation regulator Jag/EloR, which gives rise to MKKITRKGATAEAAIASALQELGVTRDKVEIDIIEKGKKGFLGFGAKDAEVTVTVKETESVSSIEEKQTEMIEQPADISTDVPVKVSSKVAEEVSEPEVVDAPVERSMTEEIVLETAEKPEVSDEKAIEETMTYITDIAKGMGIDDLTIEHEQDGKYISFKLESEKAAFLIGKRGQTLNALQQLAQLVVNKFSEQFKVVRLDVGDYRERREQSLEQFAERMADQAVRNGRKMKLEPMPSYERKVIHNILSNRLDIETYSEGTDPNRYLVIEPII
- the yidC gene encoding membrane protein insertase YidC — encoded protein: MKKKGALLLMLSVFTVFLAGCSEFKSPIYSTSEGFWNQYIVWPIVSLISTFKELLGTYGLGIIAVTIIIRLILLPLMIKQAQSSKRMQEMQPLLNGLKEKYKSKDAVTQQKYREEMQKLMSEQKINPAAGCLPVIIQMPIVIGLYHAISRMNATPEITIGNFLWFELAAPSITLAIVAGLMQFAVLRTGPAMDNPQMKMMMYIMPFMIMFMGMILPGALALYWVVGNIISMIQNIFIYKPFKKKEVVPVKVGGKKK
- the rnpA gene encoding ribonuclease P protein component; protein product: MKKGQRIKKNEDFQTVFKNGKSVANRQFVIYSYKKEEQQEFRIGLSVGKKLGNAVTRNRIKRYIRQAFMEMREELKNDQDYVIIARHQATTMDFHETKKSLQHVLRIAKAFKPYKQVK
- the rpmH gene encoding 50S ribosomal protein L34, whose amino-acid sequence is MKRTFQPNKRKRSKVHGFRARMSSKSGRNILAARRRKGRKVLSA
- the dnaA gene encoding chromosomal replication initiator protein DnaA is translated as MDQLEKLWEEVLSKIEKRISRPSFETWLKSTKLLTYGEENVTIAVPNSFAKDWLETHYVHLITGILSELTGEDRFIHFIVPKEMEESDFPVPKTQVQQVEKAPVQSASIMLNPKYTFDTFVIGSGNRFAHAASLAVAEAPAKSYNPLFIYGGVGLGKTHLMHAIGHYIMEQDPSAKVVYLSSEKFTNEFINSIMNNKAGDFRNQYRNVDVLLIDDIQFIAGKEQTQEEFFHTFNTLHEESKQIIISSDRPPKEIPTLEDRLRSRFEWGLITDIAPPDLETRIAILRKKAKADGLLDIADEVMLYIANQIDTNIRELEGALIRVVAYSSLVNMDITTDLAAEALKDIIPNSRPRTVTILDIQKTVGEHYNIRLEDFTAKKRTRAIAFPRQIAMYLSRELTDFSLPKIGSEFGGRDHSTVIHAHEKISKQLKDDSNLQQDVQDIKAILGRS